ACAACACAGTTGATTAAGTGGAATGCAGGTGCATGTTAGGAGTGACTTCCAACTGTccatattttgtttcaaatttcttgcAGAATTGCATTAGTGATGTATGGGCCACAGCAAGGGAGCGATAAGTTATAATAGGAGCAGTTAATATGCGGCAAGCCTTCACAAACAAGAGCCACAGTTTATAGTCTTCAGAAGGGAGATAATTTTTCAAGGCAAACTCTGAGTAGACAACAGTCCACAACGTCCACTGCTCAGATGTAAAGCTAGCAAAATCGACTTGGGCGCGATTAAAAGAAAGCTCGGTCCAAGAAAACGGCACGTGAATCTCAATATTCAAGCGGCAAAAGAAGTTAAACAACGTCCCATAGAAGGTGATCTCGATCTCGAACAACTACTGGATGACACTCGCGAGAAAAGGGATCAGTTACAACAACACTTAACCGTCTATAAATCCCTTCGTACTCAACTTGAAGAAACCGCGCAATCTATTGGAAAAAGAGAGTACGACAAGGTGATGGAAGATTATGATGATTACGCCGATCTTACACCAGAAGCCGAGCAACTCATTGTGGGACTTTCCTCGAGAATGGAAATGATCAAAGACAGAATGGAATTTAAGCTCAGACGAGGAAGTGGGAAAGTAAACATTGAACTGGAGGAGAAGATGCTGGAAATCGAGCGACAAAAAGCCGAAATTGAACATCGAAAGTTACAAATTGAAGCAGAGAGACTAaacctggaaaaagaaaaactaaagaaGAAACTTGAAGTAGAAACTGCGAAACAAGGTATGAAAAGTAACACTGTAAAATTGCCGAAGCttgatttcaataaatttaGTGGGGAACTACTGAAGTGGCAGGAATTCTGGGATTCATTTGAATCTGCAATACACTCGAACGCCTCGCTCAACCCAGTCGAGAAAATGAATTACCTAAGAGCTAAATTAGAGGGAGAAGCTGAAGAAGTAATCTCAGGATTAACCTTGACAAATGCCAACTATGAAGAAGCAATCAGGCTATTGCAAAAACGCTTTGGTCAAAATGAAATCATCATCAATGCGCATTACACTAGTCTCATGGATATGCCTGCTTCCTCAAGTAGTACATCAGCCTTACGTACAAGATATGATTCAATCGAGAAACACCTCAGATCATTACAAGCCCTGGGAGAAGATGTAAACACAAAAATGCTTGTTTCCCTTATCATGACAAAATTACCCAAAGATGTGATAACCCACCTGACTGACCACAAAGAAGATGGTCAAGAATGGACAGTGCAGCTTttgagagacaagttgcatAGATTCAtcacaaacagagaaaatgCTGAGAGACAGTGTGGCATCAAAGATGACAGTAAACACACTGCTAGGAGCATGTGGCTCACATCTGAAGATAAAGAAGGTAAAACTACCACTGAAACACTGTTCTCTGTTACTAAGCCTCACAAAGATCAGAAAGTCAGAAGAAGAGATATCTGTGTCTACTGTCAAGGCAAACACTGAAGCGATGAGTGCAAACAGTATGCCACTGTGgcagcaagaaaagaaaaaataaagggaCAATGTTTCATTTGCCTAAAACCAGGCCATCATCAGAAGGATTGCAAAGCCAATAAAGTGTGTGTTCACTGCCAACAAAAGAATAAGCACCACATAAGTCTCTGCATTAACAAATTCCAAGAGAAACCTGCAGAAACTGCACATGTAGTGACTGAAACCATATCCCCTGTAACAGAAAATACCCTGCTAGCTTCAGATGAGCAAGTTCTGATGCAAACAGCCACAGTAGAAgttgaaaatcttgaaaaatctGGAAAACAGACCATCAGATTGCTCTTGGATACCGGTAGCCAAAGATCATACATCACTGCGCAGTTGGCAGATAAACTTCAATTGCCAATTAAAGGATCTGAGACCCTGATCGTATACACATTCAACACATCCAAACCCAGACAGCTGCAAACTCCTGTTACTGAACTCAGACTGTTGACAAACGATGGATCATCCCTGCACTTGAGAGTAAATGTTGTACCAAAGATAACTGGTACTTTACAAAGAGCATGCTCTGACACAAAGAAAATTGAGCACCTTCTTAAGGACATTACTCTTGCTGACTCAATCCCTACTTCAAAGGAAACTGCAAGTATAGAGCTACTACTTGGAAGTGATTATTACTGTGACATTTTCTCTGGTGATAtacaaataaaacaagttgttccAGGATTAAACCTCGTGGCATCCAAGTTGGGATGGATACTCACAGGCAGAATTAAGTGTCAAGAAGCTCAATCTGCTCCTTCAATTTCAATGCTGACATACACATTGTAATGTCCTGGTCACAACTCGTGACAATGGTTATGTAATCAAGCTCACGCAATCGAGGACACGTGACTAGCAGAGAGATCgtttttgctttcttgtttTGGGGCGTGATTTAGTCGAGTTGTTGTGAAATAAAGTACGTTGTGTTTTCAAACCGGACTGGAAtattacattggcgacgaggataaaggATTTTGCCACCGTTAGAAAAGGTTATTTCGAGAGTTTTATCAATACGGAGTGTTCTTTTGGAGATCGTCATGTCATCGAACAAGGACAGCGCGTCGAGCGGTGAACAAGCGTCGAGTTCTGGAAGTTTATTAAGCACAGATGTCAAAGGGCTTCCTTGCTTCAACCTCAGGGATGATCCCACGAATTTGGCAGTACGATGGAAACGCTGGAAACGATCTTTTAACTTGTATTTAACGGCCAAAGAGTTACGAATGACAACCAACGAGTTGCGTTACTATTGCATACGGGCGGCGCGGAATTACAGGAACTCTATTTCACTTTGGTTGATGAACAAGAAGAGAAGTCGTTTGAAGCCTGCGTAAGGGTTCTAGACGAACATTTTGTACCCAAGGCCAATCTCCCATTCGAGAGACACCAGTTCCGCCAGATGAGTCAACTAAACAGCGAGAAGGTCGATCAGTTTGTGTCTCGGCTAAGACAAAAGGCGACCACGTGCGAGTTCGCCAACGTGGACGAAGCGATTAGAGATTAGCTAATCGAGAAGTGTTTTGACCCTAAACTGAGGCGAAAGTTCCTGGAACGAACGAATGCGACTTTGAAAGATTTACAGGACATCGCAAGAGCATACGAGGCTGTGGAGCAGCAGATGAAAGCGATGGGTGAATCGGTGAACGCACTGAAACACAATACGCACTCTGGCGGCCGGAACAGAGGAAACACGAACCAGCAGAGATTAAAACCAAACCGGTCCGGTGGGGAGAGCAGGTCACGCTGTTATAACTGCAATAAGACAGGACACTTTGCTAGGGACTCAAGTTGTCCGGCACGAGGCCAGAACTGTAATGAATGTGGAGCTAAAGGACACTTCTCGGTGTGTTGTAAGGCGAAAGAGAAACGGCCTGTGAAAGGGACGAAGAAAGACAACGTGAATCGAGTGTCAGGAAAGACTGTTAGTCCCAGTGAACAGAATTATTACGCATTTGTGGTCCGACACAACTACGAGAGTGAAGGAGAGGTTAGCCTTAAAGTCGGAGGTGTGAGGGTAGAAGGCGTCTTGATCGATAGTGGAGCAAGTTGTAACTTGATCGATTACAAAACGTGGAGTTATTTGAAGCAAAACCATGTGGTGTGCCAATCAGCTCAATCCGAGAAGAAGATATTTGCATATGGACAAAAAGAACCAATGGACGTTGCGGGAACATTTACAACAGAGATTGTGTGTGAGGCTAATGGAGAAACGTGCGTCGATGAGTTTACAGTAATAAAGGGAGACGGCAGACCATTGCTTGGTAAGAGGACCGCTGAACAGCTGGATGTTTTAAGGGTCGGACCTGAGAAGGAAGAAGAGGTTTATACTGTAACCGAACAAGGAAATGACGTAGACATACGGGAGAGATATCCTGCTTTATTCACTGGCGTCGGGAAACTCAAGGGCTACAAACTGAAACTTCACATAAATGAAAATGTTACACCAGTTGCACAACCTGTGCGGAGGCTTCCGTTTGGATTACGGGATAAAGTTGACAAGAAGCTAGACGAGCTACTTGACATGGGGATTACTGAGGAGGTACCAGAGGCGACGCCAACGACATGGGTTTCGCCGGGTTTCCGAAGGCGGGCGGAAAGGACATACGTGTTTGTGTTGACATGAGACGAGCAAACGAGGCGATTATTAGGGAGAGACACCCTATTCCGACCATAGAGGAAGTGCTGTATGATTTGAACGGAGCGACAGTGTTCAGTAAGATTGATTTAAAGTTGGGGTTCCATCAGATCGAACTGGAGGAGGACTCGAGAGCTATTACAACGTTCATAACCCACATCTGCGCCGGAGTCACATCTGCGCCGGAGAAATATCAGAAAATAATTTCTGACGTCTTAGCGGGATGCAGCGGAGTTGCAAATATCGCAGATGACTTGGTCATATATGGGACTGATCTGGAGGAACACGATTCGAATCTGCGGAAAGTTTTAACACGATTGGAGGAACAAGGGCTCACCgtgaatggtgacaagtgccAGTTCAGACTTCCCAGGCTGACGTTCTTTGGACACGAACTCAGTGCCCGAGGTGTTGCGCCTAGTGAGGAGAAGATCGCGGCTGTTGTGAATGCCAGACCACCGCAAAATGTGTCTGAAGTGAGGTCTTTCGTACAACTTGTACAATACTCGGCGAAGTTTATTCCTGACTTTGCGCAAGTCGCAGAGCCTTTGCGACGCCTGTTGAGAAAGGGAGAACCGTTTGTATGGGGACCGGAACAAGGAGATGCCTTCCACAAGCTTAAGGAGCTGATGACAAGTACAAAGGCACTCGCGTACTTTAGGAACGATTGCAAGACAAGAATTGTTGCCGATGCTGGGCCGGAAGGAATAGGCGCTGTATTGTTACAATTTCAGGGTGAAGAGTGGAGAGCTGTGTCATATGCTTCAAGGAATCTGTCGGACGTGGAGCGGCGTTATGCACAGACGGAAAAGGAAGCGCTTGCTCTTGTGTGGGCGTGTGAGAGGTTCACGGCTCTTGTGTGGCCGTGAATTTGAGTTGGAGACAGATCATAAACCGCTCGAATGTATCTTCGGCAAGACGTCGAAACCATCCGCAAGAATTGAACGATGGGTCTTACGACTACAGTGTCATGACTACAAGGTTGTCTACCGCCCCGGGAAGACAAACATTGCGGATGCGTTGTCGCGCATGAATCAGAGCAATTCAAAAGATTTGAGTAGTGAAGAGGAAGATATTGTTCGTTTTGTAGCAACGGAGGCAACCCCGGTCGCCTTGACAACGAGAGAGATTGAACGCGAATCGGAACTTGACCCAGAGCTGCAGAGCGTTCGGTACTACATTGAGACTGGTAACTGGTCCAAATGTAAGTTAATGGCATATACGTGTATCAAGAACGAACTATGTACAATTGGAAAGCTCGTTATGCGAGGAGACAGGATTGTGATTCCTAATACTCTGCGCAAGAGAGTCCTAGAGGCAGCGCACGAAGGACACCAGGGAATCGTCAAGACGAAGAGTCGTTTAAGGACCAAGGTGTGGTGGCCCAAGATGGACAGTGATGCTGAACGTATATGTAAATCCTGTCACGGATGTCAAGTAGTTGGGCAGTTGAACGTCCCAGAGCCAATGAAGCGCACCGAACCACCATCTGGACCCTGGCAAGATGTTGCGGTTGATCTTATGGGACTGATGCCGACAGGGGAAAGTTTGCTTGTCGTAGTCGACTATTACAGTCGTTACTATGAGGTTGTGATTATGCATTCAACTACAACGGAGAAGATTGTTGATGCGCTCAGCAGCATTTTTGCCAGATTTGGATTTCCGCACTCGTTAAAGTCGGATAACGGTCCACAGTTTTTGAGTGAAGACTTCCAAACTTTTCTTCAGGAGAGCGGCATCGAGCACAGAACTTCACCACCGTTATGTCCGCAGGCGAACGGCGAGGTGGAGCGCCAGAATAGAACCCTGCTAAAGGCGCTCAAGGTAGCTCAGGTCGAGgggaaaaactggaggaaagaACTGCCGAAGTTTCTCCTCGCCTACAGATCCACGCCACAAGTTTCTACTGGTTCAACACCAGCATCCTTGATGTTTGGCAGGGAACTGAAGACGAAACTTCCCGAACTGAGGGGAGAGCGATCCGTCCTTGATGAGAGTTCCAGAGAGCGCGACTGGCAGCACAAGCTAGAACACAAGGAGTATGCTGACAGTAAGCGCGGTTCAACAAATAGTTCACTTGCGCCCGGTGACAAAGTCCTCTTGAGAAACACCAAGGCACCTGGAAAGTTAACACCAAATTTTGAAAGCACCCCATATACAGTTTTGACAAAGGAGGGGAATGAGGTGATGGTGGAGTCTGAAGATGGCGTAGCATACCGAAGAGACAGTTCGTTTGTAAAGCCATACCATCCGCCGACTGATGGTACATCGACGGCTGACATTGCACTCGGGAATCAAGAAGGTGAAACTCGGAAAGAAGAAACTCGGGATGCTAGACCCTCCCGCACTATCAGGCTTCCGGAGAGATTCAAAGACTTTGTCATGGACAAGCCAAAATGAACTTTAAATagagatgtttagatttttGACTGTTTGAGTGTGTCATACTTGCGGACTGTTCCCTATTGTTTTCGTTTACGGCTGTGATTGCGATTGTTTATGTATATAAGACTATAAAACTGGAAAGGAAGGGATGTAATGTCCTGGTCACAACTCGTGACAATGGTTATGTAATCAAGCTCACGCAATCGAGGACACGTGACTAGGAGAGAGATCgtttttgctttcttgtttTGGGGCGTGATTTAGTCGAGTTGTTGTGAAATAAAGTACGTTGTGTTTTCAAACCGGACTGGAATATTACACACATCCAGTCCAGTCAATGCACATCTTGCTGCTCAGTTCAATGTCCAAACACTACCAACCGAACAGAAACCACAGCTGGACGATTTCAGGAAACTTGAAACACTTGGAATCAGTGAGCCCGTGAGTGTAAATGATGACGACCAAGCCCTTCAGAAATTTAATGACACAGTCAGATTTGAAGATGGCAGATACCAGGTAACCTGGCCATGGAAAAAAGAATCCCCTTCACTGCCAACAAATTACCAACTTGCATTGGGAAGGTTGAGATGTCTTACCAATAGACTTGCCAAAAACCCAGAACATCTGACCAAATATGATGCTGTAATCCAGGACCAGCTTCACAAGGGTATTGTTGAAATTGTACCTGATGAAGAATCTGTAAACACATTGAAGCACTACATCCCACACGATGAGATTGTGACACCTGAGAAGACCACAACAAAAATACGCATtgtctttgatgcttcagctaaaaccaaaaaaggaaGCCAAAGCCTAAATGAAAACCTACACCGTGGTCCAATAATACTGGAAGATTTATGTGGACTCCTGACGAGGTTCAGACTTAACAGAGTGGCGCTAATTGCTGATGTCGAAAAAGCATTTCATCAAGTGGGGCTTCAACCTGAAGACAATGTGCAGGAACTGAGATTCACCCGAATTCCATTTGGAATGATTTCAAGCCCATTCCTGCTGGCTGCAACAGTCAAGTATCATCTAAACAAAGCAGATACCCCAGTAGCCAAGAAGATTTCAGACAACATGTATGTGGACAACATGGTCACAGGAGTTGCCACATCAGAACAAGCAGTCGAATTCTACAAGGAAGCTAAGTCTCTTTTCCAGTCTTCATCGATGAATCTCCGTGAGTGGGCATCAAACTCTAAAGAATTCCTTCAGAACATTCCAGAAAGTGACCAAGCAAGGGGAGAAACCATGAAAATCCTTGGAACCACCTGGAACATTACCAGTGACACAATCTTTGTCAATGGATCTGAAACATCATCCTGTCCAGTCACCTCAAAACGAGAAGCATTACAGTCTATCAGCAGAATCTATGATCCATTAGGATTTTTTTctccagttacattaaacggaAAACTGTTTCTCCaagaactttggaaaaacgagtTAGACTGGGACGAAACACTCTCAGAATTACAACAGCAACAGTGGTACAAGATACAGGATGACCACACCCCACTGTCCTCAATTCCTGTGCCTAGATTCATTGGTATAGGCACTGAAAACAAAATGTTCTGTTTCACCGATGCCTCAGCTAAAGCATACTCAGCAGCCGTATACCTGTACTCCTCAGTTGGCAGAACTGCGTGTTGCCCCAACCAAGCAACTCA
The genomic region above belongs to Montipora capricornis isolate CH-2021 chromosome 5, ASM3666992v2, whole genome shotgun sequence and contains:
- the LOC138048533 gene encoding uncharacterized protein, whose amino-acid sequence is MEDYDDYADLTPEAEQLIVGLSSRMEMIKDRMEFKLRRGSGKVNIELEEKMLEIERQKAEIEHRKLQIEAERLNLEKEKLKKKLEVETAKQGMKSNTVKLPKLDFNKFSGELLKWQEFWDSFESAIHSNASLNPVEKMNYLRAKLEGEAEEVISGLTLTNANYEEAIRLLQKRFGQNEIIINAHYTSLMDMPASSSSTSALRTRYDSIEKHLRSLQALGEDVNTKMLVSLIMTKLPKDVITHLTDHKEDGQEWTVQLLRDKLHRFITNRENAERQCGIKDDSKHTARSMWLTSEDKEGHHQKDCKANKVCVHCQQKNKHHISLCINKFQEKPAETAHVVTETISPVTENTLLASDEQVLMQTATVEVENLEKSGKQTIRLLLDTGSQRSYITAQLADKLQLPIKGSETLIVYTFNTSKPRQLQTPVTELRLLTNDGSSLHLRVNVVPKITGTLQRACSDTKKIEHLLKDITLADSIPTSKETASIELLLGSDYYCDIFSGDIQIKQVVPGLNLVASKLGWILTGRIKCQEAQSAPSISMLTYTL
- the LOC138048535 gene encoding uncharacterized protein, with product MVIPVNAHLAAQFNVQTLPTEQKPQLDDFRKLETLGISEPVSVNDDDQALQKFNDTVRFEDGRYQVTWPWKKESPSLPTNYQLALGRLRCLTNRLAKNPEHLTKYDAVIQDQLHKGIVEIVPDEESVNTLKHYIPHDEIVTPEKTTTKIRIVFDASAKTKKGSQSLNENLHRGPIILEDLCGLLTRFRLNRVALIADVEKAFHQVGLQPEDNVQELRFTRIPFGMISSPFLLAATVKYHLNKADTPVAKKISDNMYVDNMVTGVATSEQAVEFYKEAKSLFQSSSMNLREWASNSKEFLQNIPESDQARGETMKILGTTWNITSDTIFVNGSETSSCPVTSKREALQSISRIYDPLGFFSPVTLNGKLFLQELWKNELDWDETLSELQQQQWYKIQDDHTPLSSIPLAELRVAPTKQLSIPRLELLAVVIGTRCLNYVTEQLQLTVTDRVLWTDSQCVLHWMKSHKPLPVFVQNRLKEIKSHKNIKFRYVTTTQNPADLATRGVSAEALIDNQLWWHGPSWLSDDETKWPSWDFQQIDDNTLVQMAKQAGSPQIMYETPALIEMENKQEHSVKPVAPFELNEKNYSCLTRLLRVTAWALRFILKVKKKNTGKEELKAEEIEQAKLM